Within the Nitrosococcus wardiae genome, the region TCCCACGGCGTTGATGGAAATTTTCTCCTTACTGGGTTGGAGCGGGTTCGGCTTAAAAAGCCATCGAACCCAGCAAACCCCGCTTCTGAAAATGGCCCAGGGCAAAAGGCTGCTTCATCCCCTGGTAAACTTGAGTGAGTACCCGGGGGGCGGTGTTGTCCCCTGCTTTACAGAGACGGGCTTTCAAAAGCCGGAGCGGATTCGACTCATTACCCAGGGGGCCTACCAGGATTGCCTGGTTTCACCCCGTAGCAGCAAAGAATATGGTATTCCGGTGAATGCCGGCAGCGAGATCCCCCAGTCACTGGATTTAGCTCCCGGTAGACTGAAGACGAATGAAGTCTGCGAGAACTTGGAGAAGGGTATCTATATCACTAATCTATGGTATAGCAATTTTTCTGATCCTAATGATGCCCGCATTACTGGCATGACCCGTTATGCCTGTTTTTGGGTGGAGGGGGGCAAACCCCAAGCGCCTATCGACGTCATGCGTTTTGATGAGAGTTGGTATCAAATGTTTGGCGACAACCTGCTGGGCCTTACCACGGAGCGGGAATTTCTTCTGGATCCGAATACCTACGAGCGCCGCTCCTTATCGAGTTTTCGGCTTCCTGGAGCATTAGTCGATAAATTCACATTGACTCTTTAAGTCGAGGGCGAACAAGATTTTTGTGGCCTCATTTTGGGATGCTAGGTTTAAAGGATATTAAAGGCCTTAAAACGATGTTATTTCCCCCTTTTCCCTTATCTTCAAAGGCAATTTTTTTAGCAATGTCGCTATTTTTGGCAATAAAATCAGCTTTTGCAGGTGCGCTTGAAGATTATGTAAGCCAGCCCGACCCCCATTACAATTGGAAACTGACGGCACAGAAGCAAGACCATTGGGGAACACTGGCTCGCCTGGAATTGGTTTCTCAACATTGGCGTAATCAGTTCTGGAGCCATCATCTGATGGTAGCGCGACCTAATGAAGTCCGAAATCCTGAAATCGGTTTTCTCCTGATTGCTGGCGAGGGTAATGGGGAGAGATACCTGGAGCGATTGAAAATGATGGCTCAGCGGGCTGGCGCGGTGACCGCCGTCATTACCCAAGTTCCTAACCAACCGCTTTATAATGGACTCAAAGAAGACGCCTTAATTGCCTTTACTCTGGTCCAATTTTTAAAAACCGGCGATGAAACTTGGCCTTTACTGTTTCCCATGGTGAAGAGCGTTGTCCGGGGTATGGATACCGTGCAGTCCTTTGCCCAACAGGCATTTCAGCAGCAGATTGAAGGATTTGTGGTGGCGGGCGCCTCCAAGCGGGGATGGACGACTTGGTTGACGGGCGCGTTAGATTCTCGGATAAAAGGGATGGCCCCCATGGTCATCGATATGCTCAATATGGAGCAGCAATTGCGTTGGAGTGCAAAAGTCTACGGTAGGCAAAGCAAAGAAATCAGTGATTATACCGAGCTCAATCTCCACCAAAATCAAGATGACCCGGCCATGGTAAAACTGCGCAGTTGGATCGATCCTTATGAATACCGGTTGCGCTACACCATGCCTAAACTTTTGTTGCTTGGCACCAATGACCCCTATTGGGTGGTGGACTCGTTACGACATTATTGGAATGATTTGCCGGCACCCAAATTGGTTTTTCAAACCCCCAATGGGGGGCATCACTTAGGGGGGGGAGAAGAAGCCATGCAGACTCTAGCTGCTTTTTTCCAAATGATTGCTGATGGTGAGGAGTTGCCGAAAATGGAATGGAAACGACAAGAGGGGGCTGGCGGAGAGGCGAGTGTTAAAGTCTTTGGCGATCAATCCGCTCGGGCAATCCGTCTTTGGACAGCGACTTCAGCCGATCGGGATTTTCGTGATGAGCGTTGGTCAAGCAGAAATCTAAAAATCCTATCTGGCAGCAGCTATGCGGCGACTCAGGTAGATATTCCAAAGCAGGGGTATCGTGCCTACCTATTTGAAGTAGAGATGACCACTTCGGCAGGACATCCTTATAAACTTTCTACAGAAGCCCGTGTCTTACCTGATGATATTAGATAAAAAAATCGATTAAGGCGGATTTCCATAGATGCAAAATCAAGCAACTACTCCTATTTTCTTGCTGCTGTTATTTATTGTCTTATTCCCTGCGCTAGTGCAATCTTCGCCTAGGGAAAGCGCCCCAGAGGGAGCAGTGCAGGGGGAAGTCAAGGAGAGGGAAGTTGTTCCAGATACTACTAAAATTGAGCCCTCCACCAAGGCGGTAAATTTGAGGCAGTTGCTCGAGTTGGAGGGACTTATTCCCGAGCTGTCACGTTATCAGGTTGTCTTTGTGGGGGAGCAGCACCCCCGCTATGATCACCACTTGAATCAGCTTGCCATCATTCGTGGACTGCACGCCATACATCCGGAATTGGTGATTGGGGTTGAGTTTTTTCAGCAACCGTTTCAGCCTTATTTGGATCAATACATCGCGGGTGAATTAAGCGTCGGGGAGTTTTTAGATAAAACCGAATATTATGATCGTTGGATCTATGATTTCCGCCTGTATGCCCCGATCCTTGAGTTTGCCCAAGAGAACGACATTCCCATACTGGCCCTCAATGTCCCCACGGAGCTCATTCAAAAGGTGGGCCGAGATGGTCTAGAGGGACTTTCTAAAGAGGAACGGGGGCAGCTTCCTGCCGATATTGACCGTTCCAATGCAGAGTACCGTCAGCGCCTGAAAAAAGTGTTTGAAAATCATCCCCAGCATTTCGGGACTTTCGAGACTTTTTATGAGGCTCAACTGGTATGGGACGAATCCATGGCGGAGGGGGCTACCCACTATCTGCAGGACCATCCTGATACTCACATGGTGGTCCTTGCGGGCAATGGTCATTTAGCCTATGGCGTGGGTATCCCAGAGCGCTTCAGCCGGCGTCTTGACAAGGTGAGTGTGGCTATCGTGCTGAATGATTGGGAAGGTCTTATTGAGCCAGAAATTGCGGATTATTTATTGCTCTCCGAGAAAAAAGAACTGCCAAATGCCGGTTTTTTGGGAGTAATGCTCAAGCAATCCGACGGAAAACTTAAAATCCAGGCTTTTTCTGAGACTAGCGCGGCTAAGACGGCTGGAATTAAAGAGAAAGATGAACTCCTTGCTTTGAACGGTCATCCTGTTGTTGATATGTCTGATGTGAAAGAAATCATGTGGGATAAAAAGCCCGGTGATGAGGTGATCGTCAAGGTACGTCGAAGTGCTTTTTTTGATGAGGATAAGGAACTAGAAATTAAAGTCGAGCTACGGTAATCGCGTGCTCCTAAGTTGGCGTTTCGACATGACGAGCTACTCGCCTGTGGCTAGTCGGGAGAATTCGCGCCTCAATGCGGTCCTCAGGCGGTGGCTAGGCCACGGCCCGTGGGGTCTTTACCGCTCCACGCGCTTTATCGGTTCCGGCGCTCCCCGCTGTACCCAACCTCAAACTATTTTTGGCCGTATTAATACCCCTATCGTGGAAAGTTTTAAGGGATAAACCTCGCGGGAAAATACGATGATTGAACCTGAATTCTGGAAACATAAGACTTTGCAAGCTATGTCCCCAGAGGAATGGGAGGCGCTGTGTGATGGTTGCGGTAAATGTTGTCTGTATAAGCTAGAAGATGCGGAGACTGGAGAGATCTTCTATACGGATGTGGCTTGTCGACTCTTGGACCTACATAGTTGCCGCTGCATGGATTATCAGCACCGTGCTCAGAAAGTGTCAGACTGTTTAAGCTTGAGGGCGGAGTTGACAGAAGCGCTGAAGTGGCTGCCCTCCACCTGCGCTTATCGTCTGATAGGGGAGGGCAAAGAACTGTTTGATTGGCATCCCTTGATTTCCGGTGATCCGGAAACCGTACACCAGGCTGGTGTTTCAGCACGGGGGCGGACAGTTCTAGAATCCCAAGTTCGGGACTTGGAGGATCATGTGGTGGATTGGCCTGCTAAGGGTTAGTCCCAGATTTAAGGATAAAGAGCTTCTCTAGCAATATTGCTATAGCCGGCGATAGACCCGCATAAGCGCAGGATCGTCAGGATGGGCGGTGAGGATGAAATGCAATGATCGGCATAAACTAAGCATGCGGTAGTTATTCTCTAAGACATCCCCTTCCATGATTTCTAGGCCCCGCTCTCGCGCTACATCCATGAGTGCTTCCATCAATTTGTGGGCAATTCCTTTATGTTGCCAAGCATCGGCGACGACGAGGGCAAATTCACAGCTCGTTCCATTAGGGTGGGTAATATAACGGGCGACGGCCACTTCCTCTTCTTGGCCCTCTTGTTCGGTCACCACGATCAAAGCCATTTCACGGTCATAATCAATTTGCGTAAAACGGGCTAGCAAGGCGGGCGGAAGTTCCTTTAAAGCCTGCATAAATCGAAACATTCGTGCTTCCGCGGAAAGTCCACGGACAAACCGCTGTTCTATTTCCGCATCCTCGGGACGAATAGGGCGGATAATGATTTCTGTGCCGTCGGGTAATTGCCAGCGCTGGACGAGATGATGGGGATAGGGATGGATCGCCATATGGGCGTAAGGAGTCATCGCCGGGGGCGGATAATCGAGGGTCATCCGGGCATCCACAGCCACTGCATCACATTCGTCCACAATGAGAGGATTAATATCCATTTCCTTAAGCCAGGGAAGCTCACAGACCATTTCAGAAACGCGTAGCAGAATTTGCTCAATGGCTTCCATGTTGGCCGCGGGCAAATTACGGAAGGGACCTAGCAGACGGGAGATACGGGTGCCGGCGATCATACTTTGCACCAAACTCCGGTTGAGCGGAGGAAGAGCCACAACCCGATCGCTAAGTACTTCCACAGCAGTGCCTCCGGCACCAAAAGTAATTGCAGGGCCAAAGATGGGATCTCGAATAATTCCGATCATTAATTCCCGTCCATTGGGTTTGATACACATGGGCTCAATGGTAACCCCTTCAATAGGGGCGTCGGGTCTATGACTTTTGACGCTATTGATAAGATCTTGATAGGCGCGCCGCACCGCTTGACCATTATCTAGGTGAAGTCGAACCCCATCCACGTCACTTTTATGGGTGATCTGGGCAGAGGCGATTTTCATGGCCACGGGGTAACCGATTTCTTGCGCCAAAACCAATGCTTCATTGGGAGAGCGGGCCATCATGCAAGTGGCAACGGGAGTACGGAAGGCCCGTAACACAGCTCTTGCCTCCATGGTGCTGAGTTCTTT harbors:
- a CDS encoding ChaN family lipoprotein gives rise to the protein MQNQATTPIFLLLLFIVLFPALVQSSPRESAPEGAVQGEVKEREVVPDTTKIEPSTKAVNLRQLLELEGLIPELSRYQVVFVGEQHPRYDHHLNQLAIIRGLHAIHPELVIGVEFFQQPFQPYLDQYIAGELSVGEFLDKTEYYDRWIYDFRLYAPILEFAQENDIPILALNVPTELIQKVGRDGLEGLSKEERGQLPADIDRSNAEYRQRLKKVFENHPQHFGTFETFYEAQLVWDESMAEGATHYLQDHPDTHMVVLAGNGHLAYGVGIPERFSRRLDKVSVAIVLNDWEGLIEPEIADYLLLSEKKELPNAGFLGVMLKQSDGKLKIQAFSETSAAKTAGIKEKDELLALNGHPVVDMSDVKEIMWDKKPGDEVIVKVRRSAFFDEDKELEIKVELR
- a CDS encoding YcgN family cysteine cluster protein, translated to MIEPEFWKHKTLQAMSPEEWEALCDGCGKCCLYKLEDAETGEIFYTDVACRLLDLHSCRCMDYQHRAQKVSDCLSLRAELTEALKWLPSTCAYRLIGEGKELFDWHPLISGDPETVHQAGVSARGRTVLESQVRDLEDHVVDWPAKG
- a CDS encoding PhoPQ-activated pathogenicity-related family protein, with product MAIKSAFAGALEDYVSQPDPHYNWKLTAQKQDHWGTLARLELVSQHWRNQFWSHHLMVARPNEVRNPEIGFLLIAGEGNGERYLERLKMMAQRAGAVTAVITQVPNQPLYNGLKEDALIAFTLVQFLKTGDETWPLLFPMVKSVVRGMDTVQSFAQQAFQQQIEGFVVAGASKRGWTTWLTGALDSRIKGMAPMVIDMLNMEQQLRWSAKVYGRQSKEISDYTELNLHQNQDDPAMVKLRSWIDPYEYRLRYTMPKLLLLGTNDPYWVVDSLRHYWNDLPAPKLVFQTPNGGHHLGGGEEAMQTLAAFFQMIADGEELPKMEWKRQEGAGGEASVKVFGDQSARAIRLWTATSADRDFRDERWSSRNLKILSGSSYAATQVDIPKQGYRAYLFEVEMTTSAGHPYKLSTEARVLPDDIR